The segment CCTGATTCCCCTCCCGCTTGAGTTTACCATAGCGGGCCCCGCCATGATTCAACATGGGCCGGTAAGCTGGATTGTGCACCATCTCGATAAAGCGCGGCAGGGGGCCGGTGGCCTTCTTGTTGGCCGGCGATGCGAAACGGAAGGTGATTTCAATTCCGGCATCCGGGTGGGGCCGGTCATTGTCTCCCAGGGCCTCGATCTGGATGCGCACCACCTTTTCCGGCGGGTAAGCAGGCCGCGGGCGCAACTCCGACTTGGCTCCGATCGCTTCCGTGGCAGCCTGCAGACCGGCCGAAAGCCGGCTCCCGTCCGAGGGATTCAAGACCCACCAGATCAGGACTGTTCCGGCGGCGGCCATCGCAAGAATACGGGCCAGGGGCCGGCTGCAACACTTCATGGCATTGCGCTGCCTTCAAGAGACAGGGGTCCGGTGGCGCGGCGCCTTTGCCTCTCGTGGTTCCCAGTTAGATTTAGGGTGGCAAGTATAGCGCCTCGAGAGGCGGCTTGCACCCATTGATCAGGGGGTTCCCTCGGTGGGACGATGTCATGGGATGAAGTCCCCCCGGGAGCGCGGGCGTCCCGCCCGCACAACACTGGCAAGGCCTCGCCCATTTCCTCGACCCGGGTCGACCGGCGACGGCGCCAGGGGTCTGCTTCGACCGGGCCTATGCCGCTCCCGCCGTGACGGTGGCCGCGTGCCTCATCGCAGGGAAACTGAGCGGCACCCAGCGGGATAGCAGGCGGGCGGGACGCCCGCGCTCCCGGGCGGTGCCGTCTCGATTTGCCGGCGGGTCCTTCGGGGGTGAAACAAGGCGAGTCTCAGGCGAAGTGTCCGCGAACTCCCCGCATGGTCACTACGGAATGCTTTTCTCCGGTTGGAGCGTTTGATAGAAATGGACCCCAGCCATACTCATCCCAACCACCCCTCAAGGAGGCTTCGATGAAACGACGCGATTTCGTGAGAACCGCACTGGCCGCAGGTTTGGCTCCGGGTCTGCTGGCCCCAGCGGCGTCGGCCAATCCGATTCGGCCACGGTCGGGGGCCGCCCCGAAGAAGCCGCGCATTATGTTCTACCACGACAGCCGCCATCCCCTCATGTACATGTACGAGCCCCCCATTCAGAAACAGGAGGTGGAAGCTGCCGTGGATGAGCTGGTAGAAACCTCGGTGGAAGTGCTCAACTTTTGCCTGGCGGACGGCCGCACCTTTTTTCACGATACGAAGGTGGGAGAGGTGTTCGGACACCACGTCCGCAAGTGGCCCCACGTGGTCTTCCAGCGCGCCCAACAGAACGCGAGTTCGTTGCTGGAGGCCGGGCTGGATCAGTTGCAGGTGCTCTGCGAGCGGTCCCACGAAAAGGGCATGCTGCTCTATCCCGCTCTGCTGGTGAACCAGGGCAGGCGCGGGTCACGCGAGGAGGACGTGCGCAGCTCCCTTTTCCGCCTGGACAACCAGCACCTGGAGATCGGCGCCCGCGGCGACCTGGATCCGGAGTTCTCCGGACTCACCAGCCTGGACTTCAAGCATCCGGAGGTCCGGGAGGAGCGTTTCGCCCTGATCGAAGAGGTGCTCAGGAACTACCCGGTGGATGGATTCGAACTGACGCTGGCCTATCAGAGCCCCTCGCCCCACTTCTTCCATCCCGATGAAGTCGAGGCCGGCCGTCCCCTCATGACTGCCTGGATCGAGCGGATCCACCGGACCCTGAAGAAGACCGGCCAGGATCGTGAGCTGGCCATCCGGGTCCCCGGAGACCTCGACACCTGCCTGGGGCTGGGCCTGGACGTAAGGGAGTGGATGCGGCAGGGGATCGTGGACGTCGTCATTGGCGAGACTTTCGGGGTCTACTGGGGTCGGGTGGACCATGCGGCCGACTACCGGCCCCTGCTGGAGGCGGCCAGGGGCACCTCAACCCGCGTTTTCGCCGTGCTCAACAGCATGGTCGACTCCGACCGCCTGTCCAACGGCTCGATTGAAATGATCCGGGCAGCGGCCTGCAACTACTGGGATCAGGGGGTCGACGGCATCTACCTCAACCAGTGGTTCCAGGGGGCCAACTGGCCCTATCGGGCCGCCTTCTACGAACAGCTTCGGGAAATTCCCCATCCCGACATCATGGCCCCCAAGGACAAGCTCTATCTCGTCCCGACCGCGGGCAGCTACCAATCCCCGCCCTGGGAACCCGGGATGCCCCTGCCCCGCAAGCTGGCACAGGGCGAACCGTTGCGCCTGGAACTTCCCGTCAGCGACGACCTGCCCTTCTGGAATCGGGTCAACCGGGTCCACGAGGTGCTGCTGAGGTTTCGGGTGATGAACACCAATCAACTGGACCGGCTGGTCTTCCGCCTGAACGGCCGGTCCCTGCCGGATTCGGGACTGCGGAAGATCAACCAGCTCTACCGAATGAGCACTCCCAACCGGGGCGGGGGTTTCGGCTACTGGTTCGTCTACCGCCTGGATGCCTCCCATTGGCCTCGGAAGGGAAAAAACGAAGTGGAGGTTCTACTGGAACACCGGGACGCCACCATCATTCCCGAAATTCTGCTGCACGACGTGGAACTGGAAATCCGCTACCTGATGGGCAGGAACTACCATCGCAACGAGGACCCCGACCTGGGTCCCAGCCTGCCCCTGCGGGACACGGTGCTACACCGGTCGTAGGGTGAAATAGTCGTGCATTCCGGGACAAACTGGCCAAGTGCCAGCCTCGCCGAGTACAATTCGCCACCCGGAGGCACTATTCCCCCGATGCAGCGGTGGCGTCATTTGCCATCATGGACTTAACCAAGGAGACATGCACCATGCCGGTTTCACCCATTCCCGAGGGGTACCACTCAGTCACTCCCTATCTGATCCTGAAGGACGCGGCCGCCGCAATCGAGTTCTACAAGAAGGCCCTTGGCGCCGTGGAGCTGTTCCGCATGGAGGCTCCGGGTGGCAAGATCGGGCACGCCGAGATCAAGATCGGGGACTCCCACGTCATGCTCGCCGATGAATATCCCGACATGGGTTACAGGGGTCCCGAGTCGCTTGGAGGAACCTCCGTCACCCTGATGGTCTACGTCGATGACGTCGACACGACATACCCGCAGGCAATTGCAGCCGGTGGCAAGGAACTTCGCCCGCTACAGAATCAGTTCTACGGAGACCGTTCCGGAACGCTGACCGATCCCTTCGGCCACGTGTGGACCATCAGCACCCACGTGGAGGACGTTTCCGAGGAGGAGATGGCGAAGCGGGCCGAGGCCGCGATGAAAGAGGCTGGCGTGTCGGACTAGTCTCTCAGGAAAGAGAGGTGACTTCCCACTCGATCCGATTGGCGTCGCATCCGAACGGCGTCTCTGGCGCAACGGTCGGACTTTGGAGACAATGGGGAGCTACCGATCGAGTCCGAATCCGTTTCAGGTCCGGGGGAAGGCTTCCACTACCCGGGCAACACAGACGAAACCGTTCCCTGATTGAAGAGGTCGAATTCATGAAAGGCATAAACCCAATCCTTTCCCCGCTGCTTGTGGCTCTGCTCTGCGGCTCCTGTGCGCCCGCTCCGGAAGTCGATCCGGCTCCGGAGGCCAGCGCCCCGCCGCCGGCCGAAGCAGACCCCATTCCCTGTTACCTGACCAGCGATCCCATCGAGATCGACGGGCGCCCGGACGAGCCGGCCTGGCGGCAGGCCCCGGAGATCCCGCTCCGGTTCGACGGCGTGGGCAATCCGGTGTCCCCGACGCGGGCTTCGGCCCGGTTCCTCTGGGACGGGAAGGAGCTCTTCGTGGCCATGACGGCCCAGGATCGAGATGTGGGCTCCACCTTGACCGGCCGCGACGCCCGCTTGTGGGAGGAGGACGTGCTGGAGCTTTTCATCAAGCCGTTGGAGTCCTCTCCGCTCTACTACGAGTTCGAGTTCAGCCCCAGCAACCAGATCTTCGACGCCTACTTTGTCAAGCGCGGCGCCCCCCTGGACGAGGCCACGGCCTGGGACAGCGGGCTCCGGGTGGCGGTGGCCGTGGACGGCACTCTCAACAATCCGGAGGACGACGACCGAGGATGGTCCCTGGAGCTGGCCCTTCCCCTGGCCGATCTGCATCATGCCGGAAACTCCATCCCGAAGCAGGGGGAGGTCTGGAAGGCGGCAGCCTGCAGGTATGACTATGACGGGCGCTGGGAACAGCCGCGGAATACCGCCACCGCCCCGGTGACCGAAAGCGGCGGATTCCACTCCTACGAGGTCTACGGTCCCCTGAAGTTCAAGGGGCCGCCGCCAGCCCCATCCCAACCATGACCAAAACCTCCATCATCGCCGGGTGCCTGGGGGCGGGGCTGCTGCTGTCGGCCGCCTCCGGTCCAGTTTCCCACCAGCCCTGGGTGCGACACTCCAGCTTCGAGGATTTCTCGCGGGGAACGCTGGCCGACGGGGGCGCCAATCTCTACGTCGGCCGGGACGGATCCGTCGAGATGATCCACCGCTGGGACCTGAATAACGACGGGTTCCTGGACCTGTTCGTGGGACAGGACCACAACCAGGTGGAGAGCGAGGATGTTCTCGTCTACTGGGGGGGACCGCGAGGACTCCGTTCCCTGCTTCCCGACCTGCCCGACCAGCAGCCGTTGGGCAAGCTGCTGAGCGAGATTCGCCAGCGCGAGGCCGGCGTGACCCGGCTTCCCAGCAAGGGCGGCGGGCGTTCCCTGCTGGTGGACCTCAATCAGGACAGCTACCTGGACCTGGTCTTCTGCAACTTCATTCACAACTACGGGGTCGAGACCGACGCCATGATCTACTGGGGGTCGCGGGAGGGATTTCAGCCCAACCGGAGAACGCTGTTGCCTACCCTGCTGGGCAGCGCGGTGGCGGCGGCCGATTTCAATAGGGATGGATTCGTGGACCTGGCCATCGCCAACCACGGCATCGAGGGCTGGAAACGCTTCGGGACCGCCCAACACCTGGAGTCCTATATCTACTGGAACGGTCCCACTGGCTTCAGCAGCCAGAGGCGGACGGTGGTGCCCTCGATCAGCGCCCTGGACGTGGCCGCCGGCGACCTCAACCGGGATGGCTTCCCCGAGCTGCTGTTCGTGAACAACAACCATGAGGAGAAGAGCGTTTTTCTCTACTGGGGCGGCCCCGATGGCTTTTCCGTCGAGCGGCGCCACCGCATGGAGGGCGGAGACCCGGTGGGGCTGCGCCTGGCTGACCTGGACCGGGACGGCGCCCCGGACCTGGTGGTGACTCACCGCGACGACCGGGCCCAGCTCTTCAAAGGCGGAACCCAAGACTTTCCCGCGAAACCCTGGTCCGAGCTGCCCACCGCCGGCGCGGTTCGATGCACAGTCGCCGAGTTGAACCGGGACGGCTTTCCCGATCTGATCCTGGCCAACCGGGGCGAGAAGCCCTCCACCATCTACTGGGGTGGCCCGCAGGGGTACGAGACCGGACGGCGGACCGACCTGCCCACCCTGGACGCCAGCGATGCCGTGGCGGCCGACTTCAACCGGGACGGTTGGATCGACGTCGCCTTTGCCAATGAAGGCGATGCCCGCACCCACGACGTGCCCTCCTACATTTACTGGAACGGTCCCCAGGGCTTCGACCCGGCCCACAGGCTGCAGCTACAGGGGTTCGGCCCCGTCAGTCTCCAGGGCGCCGACCTGAATCGGGACGGCTTTCCCGACCTGGTGCTGGTCAACCGCAACAGCGGCTCGCGTGATGCCATCGACTCCCTGATCTACTGGGGTAATCCACGCCACCACTACTCGGCCGCATCCGTCTCGAGGGTGCCGGGAGCCATTGGCGCGGTGCCGGCCATCGCCGACCTGAATCGGGACGGCTGGACGGACATCGCCTTTCCCAACGGCTGGATCTACTGGGGGCACGCCGAAGGCTACGGGGCCCAGAGGAGGGAGGAGCTGAACCTGGAGGGGGGGAACGGCGCCTCCACGGCCGATCTCAATCGCGACGGCTACCTGGACCTGGTCATTCCCTCCGGGTCGGCCTACGGTCAGGAGGCTTCATCCCGGGGCATCCTGCTGTGGGGCGGAGAGGACGGATTCAATGGCCGGCGGCGCACCGAGCTGAGCCTGAACACCAACATCAGCCAGAGCGCCGCCATCGCCGACCTCAACAAGGACGGGTTTCTGGACCTGATTTTCCCCGACGTGGACCGGGAGAACGTGGACATCTTCTGGGGCAGCCGCGGCGGCGACTACAGCCGGGACAATCACAGCCTGCTCAAGGTCCATTCGGCCTCCACGGTGGAGATCGCCGATCTCAACGCCGACGGCTGGCTGGACCTGGTTCTGGGGGGCGTCTACGACATGGCCAGGCACGGGCGCCCCATGCGCCACGCCACCCTTCTCTGGGGTAGCGCCGACGGATTCGACCTCTCCCGCAGCCAGAGGCTGGAGGCCTACGAGTCGGAGGAGCAGTCGGTGGCCGATCTCAACAAGGACGGCTACCTGGACATCGTCATGACCAACTATCACGCCTACACCACCCGCAAGCTGCCCTGCTTCATCTACTGGGGCGGTCCGGAGGGCTACAGCGAGTCCCGCAGGACGGGCCTGCCCGGAGAATCGACCCTGGCCCTCACGGTGGCCGATCTGAATCAGGACGGATGGATGGATATCGTCCCATTCAACCACCTGCGCGACGGCGACCACGGGGTCGGAACCAACATCTTCTGGGGATCCCCTCAGGGGTATTCCTTCTCCAGGCGGCTCTGGATCCAGACCTTCGGGCCTCATTTCAGCGTCCGCCACGACGTCGGCAACATCTATCACCGAAAGTTGGAAGAGGAGTACCATTCGCCCCCGTTGAGCATCCCGGCGGGCAAACGCCCCTCCCGGCTCGACTGGCGTGCCCGAACGCCCCACGGGACGGCGGTCAAGTTTCAACTGCGAAGCGGGCCGACGCAAGGAGCTCTGGGAACCGCCTCCTGGGAAGGGCCGGCCGGCCCCGGCAGCTACTACCGGCAGCCCTCCGAACTTCCCCCGCCGCCTCCCGGTCACCGCTGGCTTCAGTACCGCGCCCTGCTCACCACCCCCGACGGGGGCAGCACTCCGGTGCTGGAGGAGGTCAGCATCCAGGTCGGCGACGGATGATACGGAGCCAATCGCCCATTTCTCACCAATGGCCGGAGACGTCGGTTCTCAATCCACGAAGGCCCACATGGTGATTGTCCATTCAAGACGGAATAGGGTTTGAGGCCGGCATCCGCCGGTTGTAGACTATCTCTTCCGCAGGAATGCCTCTTACGTCGTCAACAGAAAGGACCGATTCGTGGACGCCCTCCAATACGCCCAAGATATCATCGCCTTCGACACCACCAGCAGCCTCAGCAACGTGGCCCTGACCGACTACCTGGAGGATCGTCTCAAGCAGATGGGTTGTCGGACCGAACGCTTGGAGTATGAGGACGAGAACGGGGTCCGCAAGGCCAGCGTGGTGGGGAAAAAGGGCGAAGGGCGGGGCGGAATGGCCTACTTCGGGCACACCGACGTGGTGCCGGCCATCAACTGGTTCACCGAGGATCACGGACCCTTCACGCCCGCCGTTCGGCAGGGAAAGCTCTACGGGCGGGGAGCCTGCGACATGAAGGGATCGGTGGCCAGCATGTTGGCCGCGGCCGAGCGTTTCGAAGCCGGTGAGTTGAATCAACCTGTCTACATCGCCTGCACCGCCGACGAAGAGGTCGGGTACGGAGGGGCCATCCAAGTCAAGGAGGAATCCCTTTTCTATCGGGAGATGGTGGAAGCCCAGACCAGGACCATCGTGGGAGAGCCCACCCTGCTGGACGTGGTCTACGCCCACAAGGGCGGGTGCTCATTCGAGGCCACGGCCCGGGGAGAGTCGGCCCACTCCAGCACCAGGGTGGGGCTGAACGCCAACTGGGTCATGATTCCCTTCCTGGTCAGGATGAAGGAGCTTTACGACGAAACCCAGAGCAGTCCCGAGTGGCAGGACCCGGAGTTCGACCCTCCGACCCTGGGAGGGAACATCGGTATCGAGGACTACCCCGAGGCCATGAACGTCAAGAAGCCGATCAGCATCTGCCGCATCGGCTTCCGCCCCATGCCCAGCACCAGCACCGACCGGTTGATCGAACGAGTGACCCGGGCGGCGCAAGAATGCGGAGTGGAACTGAAGGTGGACCGGGGGCACGAAGCCTTTCACGTGGACCCCACGTCGTCTTTCGTCCGTGAAGTAGTGAAGGTTACGGGGCGGGAGAGTGCTCGTACGGTGGGGTACGGAAGCGAGGCTTCGGTTTATACTGACCTCAAGAACCGGGTCCTGATCGGACCGGGAGACGTGGAGCAGGCCCACACCTTCGACGAGTGGATTTCGGTCGAGCAGCTACACCGAGGCGCGGACACCTATGCTGAGTTCATCCGCACCTGGTGTTGTTAGAAGTGTCGGTTTCAACCACTGACCGGCTCTAATAGCTGCGTCCAGCTAGTTGAGCAAGGCGACGGAATCCACCTTGCCGTGCTCGCTGATCACCTTGACCATCTTGCCCTTCATGTCGGCAACCTTGTCGGCGCCGATGGCCTTGGTGCCCATGGTCAGAGACAGCTTGGTCTCTTCACCCTTGCTGGCGACCACGATGGTCTTCTTGTCGGCATCCACGCTCTTCAGGGTGCCCTTGTTGGTCACCTTCTTGCCACAGCCGGCGTAGGCCGGACCCAGGCTGACGCCAAAGGCAAGAACGGCAGCCAGGATCATCGAAACGAAGAGTTTCATCGGATTCTCCTTATTTGCTGACAGCGGTCAGGCCGCATACCAATTGTCTTTGGACCTAACTACTCATAGTAAAGCATAGGGAGCGCCATGAGACAACATCCAAGTTGCCCTGTCCCAAATGCCGGTCAGGTCCCGGAGCCCGGCCGCGGCCCGCGAACCAGCCGAACCCCTGCTCCGTCCATC is part of the Acidobacteriota bacterium genome and harbors:
- a CDS encoding M20/M25/M40 family metallo-hydrolase, with amino-acid sequence MDALQYAQDIIAFDTTSSLSNVALTDYLEDRLKQMGCRTERLEYEDENGVRKASVVGKKGEGRGGMAYFGHTDVVPAINWFTEDHGPFTPAVRQGKLYGRGACDMKGSVASMLAAAERFEAGELNQPVYIACTADEEVGYGGAIQVKEESLFYREMVEAQTRTIVGEPTLLDVVYAHKGGCSFEATARGESAHSSTRVGLNANWVMIPFLVRMKELYDETQSSPEWQDPEFDPPTLGGNIGIEDYPEAMNVKKPISICRIGFRPMPSTSTDRLIERVTRAAQECGVELKVDRGHEAFHVDPTSSFVREVVKVTGRESARTVGYGSEASVYTDLKNRVLIGPGDVEQAHTFDEWISVEQLHRGADTYAEFIRTWCC
- a CDS encoding VOC family protein, which gives rise to MPVSPIPEGYHSVTPYLILKDAAAAIEFYKKALGAVELFRMEAPGGKIGHAEIKIGDSHVMLADEYPDMGYRGPESLGGTSVTLMVYVDDVDTTYPQAIAAGGKELRPLQNQFYGDRSGTLTDPFGHVWTISTHVEDVSEEEMAKRAEAAMKEAGVSD
- a CDS encoding DUF4864 domain-containing protein, with product MKCCSRPLARILAMAAAGTVLIWWVLNPSDGSRLSAGLQAATEAIGAKSELRPRPAYPPEKVVRIQIEALGDNDRPHPDAGIEITFRFASPANKKATGPLPRFIEMVHNPAYRPMLNHGGARYGKLKREGNQASQTVILKAGDGSRVGYLFQLSRQSEAPFKDCWMTDSVMRFEVREDYRQV
- a CDS encoding carbohydrate-binding family 9-like protein, producing MKGINPILSPLLVALLCGSCAPAPEVDPAPEASAPPPAEADPIPCYLTSDPIEIDGRPDEPAWRQAPEIPLRFDGVGNPVSPTRASARFLWDGKELFVAMTAQDRDVGSTLTGRDARLWEEDVLELFIKPLESSPLYYEFEFSPSNQIFDAYFVKRGAPLDEATAWDSGLRVAVAVDGTLNNPEDDDRGWSLELALPLADLHHAGNSIPKQGEVWKAAACRYDYDGRWEQPRNTATAPVTESGGFHSYEVYGPLKFKGPPPAPSQP
- a CDS encoding VCBS repeat-containing protein, which gives rise to MTKTSIIAGCLGAGLLLSAASGPVSHQPWVRHSSFEDFSRGTLADGGANLYVGRDGSVEMIHRWDLNNDGFLDLFVGQDHNQVESEDVLVYWGGPRGLRSLLPDLPDQQPLGKLLSEIRQREAGVTRLPSKGGGRSLLVDLNQDSYLDLVFCNFIHNYGVETDAMIYWGSREGFQPNRRTLLPTLLGSAVAAADFNRDGFVDLAIANHGIEGWKRFGTAQHLESYIYWNGPTGFSSQRRTVVPSISALDVAAGDLNRDGFPELLFVNNNHEEKSVFLYWGGPDGFSVERRHRMEGGDPVGLRLADLDRDGAPDLVVTHRDDRAQLFKGGTQDFPAKPWSELPTAGAVRCTVAELNRDGFPDLILANRGEKPSTIYWGGPQGYETGRRTDLPTLDASDAVAADFNRDGWIDVAFANEGDARTHDVPSYIYWNGPQGFDPAHRLQLQGFGPVSLQGADLNRDGFPDLVLVNRNSGSRDAIDSLIYWGNPRHHYSAASVSRVPGAIGAVPAIADLNRDGWTDIAFPNGWIYWGHAEGYGAQRREELNLEGGNGASTADLNRDGYLDLVIPSGSAYGQEASSRGILLWGGEDGFNGRRRTELSLNTNISQSAAIADLNKDGFLDLIFPDVDRENVDIFWGSRGGDYSRDNHSLLKVHSASTVEIADLNADGWLDLVLGGVYDMARHGRPMRHATLLWGSADGFDLSRSQRLEAYESEEQSVADLNKDGYLDIVMTNYHAYTTRKLPCFIYWGGPEGYSESRRTGLPGESTLALTVADLNQDGWMDIVPFNHLRDGDHGVGTNIFWGSPQGYSFSRRLWIQTFGPHFSVRHDVGNIYHRKLEEEYHSPPLSIPAGKRPSRLDWRARTPHGTAVKFQLRSGPTQGALGTASWEGPAGPGSYYRQPSELPPPPPGHRWLQYRALLTTPDGGSTPVLEEVSIQVGDG